The following are encoded together in the Xiphophorus hellerii strain 12219 chromosome 3, Xiphophorus_hellerii-4.1, whole genome shotgun sequence genome:
- the cd79a gene encoding B-cell antigen receptor complex-associated protein alpha chain — translation MGVFLFFVLCSLMGSVASDKGIMLEPDRPFLRVKIFERAELECCYKNAVNNAIWVKRLSSGQTEPVNLSEEVFQNYSKSNGKQCGFLTLKNVKLNDTGMYQCQFNNTEDYTHGTYLQVFKPIEKTINLSESTKNKILTAEGVLLLLCVVIPSASLLFKSKKQNRLEMIKMKQEEENIYQGLNLEDCCTTYDQIERSQTQSQYQDVCTAVEEREEILEKP, via the exons atgggagtatttttgttctttgtccTCTGCAGCTTGATGG GTAGTGTTGCTTCTGATAAAGGAATTATGTTAGAGCCAGACAGACCATTCTTGAGGGTGAAGATATTTGAGAGAGCTGAACTCGAATGCTGCTACAAAAATGCAGTCAACAACGCTATTTGGGTGAAGCGCCTTTCATCTGGCCAAACTGAGCCGGTCAACCTATCTGAAGAGGTGTTTCAAAATTACAGCAAGTCAAATGGCAAACAGTGTGGCTTCCTAACCCTGAAGAATGTCAAGCTGAATGACACTGGGATGTACCAGTGCCAGTTTAACAACACTGAGGACTATACGCACGGCACCTACTTGCAGGTCTTCA AGCCAATCGAGAAGACAATAAACCTCAGTGAGAGCACCAAAAACAAGATCCTGACAGCTGAAGGAgtcttgctgctgctgtgtgtggtTATTCCTTCCGCCTCGCTTCTGTTCAAG tcaaagaaacaaaacagactgGAAATGATAAAGATGAAACAAGAAGAGGAGAACATATATCAG GGGCTGAATCTAGAAGATTGCTGCACAACATATGATCAGATAGAACGCTCCCAGACACAAAGCCAGTACCAGGATGTGTGCACTGCTGTGGAAGAAAGGGAAGAAATCCTGGAGAAACCATGA